One region of Moraxella sp. ZY210820 genomic DNA includes:
- a CDS encoding translocation/assembly module TamB domain-containing protein, producing the protein MTAQTKNKSFLKKIVIFTVSMLILLVLSVLILLSTESGNRFIFNHLLSSQQMMTYQYKGGNIWTGVQLDDFSLKVDETEVQVDTAKLRLGWRSLLFTQQAHFLTADLNTLRIINMSPSDDTPFSYDDIRMPMTLRFDQINAKNLEIKTQGATTYLHDIQLNRAIWQDTHLSFKNSKVNLYGVYVEDATGFIDFTQQGQYPLQLDAVVELPSLHSINIKKINAHVTGSLKEMYGGVATKTPDLLTGWIVANVMDDQVPMRGELQFKNYHLPFLQDEKLYAKQGIARFYGNANGFDIELDTDLKGKNVPQGQYNAQMHTDFINQLEIKHLTSDVMDGQIQLAGVLDWRNTDDVIWTAQGSFDHLKVPEALLSSDVQGFLPPSLTGQLQSQGSLKDGVSTKNHIQFANQEQWTVDFQQKDNPRPKQMIPPVLAVSWQNVNREMPYITGLNSPQGLANIVLDKKTKVDVDTQLKPFKDSFLPEGHYQAQLVIDEQQLNVPKLNYQLGDARLQATAKVQLPNQKQALNWSAQVQTHKFNPQLVNENISIQQLTGTFDVSGYAKDNHTQIIQTKNMNLTGVLAQSLQSDIAEGVQLTGNSTTAILFYDEKQGGGFKSYGVQYDGHMTAINTNQRYVNDGVIQLKLSGTPEYLDIENFYHHGAGGRIHTTGKINFAQGIRWDLKSALVHFKPHYFYAGATGDISGLIQTQGEWTDKAKKVDIHQLDIAGILNEQPLRGVGQLSVDLSQLDKGLKQQQFNANQLSMSYANNHLQVSGNQNHLVLRVKAPALNALHSQLKGTIYGDVILRREQRLQLESKLNIDNLAFSDIFAVKKMKLQGELPISEQTPSQLILDVQQLSALGRKIDQAQVDLTGTYLSHVLKINSQQPRSKFYIQLAGGINQQRQWIGQIQQGSFKSPRMQLVQNRAADLVYHLDKKNLKIAKHCWNNVNNQLCFDEDITASPESANVSLMTKNIYIQDLEAFIPDGMEITGQLNGYAKASWKKGQTPELDAQLFTKKGVIGLMGEQPNEQGTVLAYDDLSLIAKTTPQGLMLRSNMKTPSIGSGYANVLIKPDVKGMPMTGEIAFEQVNVQLLRPFIDDVRQMAGSLSIAGKIDGTITDPLFYGDIQLKDGVFSLNTLPVDLNNIELYMAIRQNIATINGLFNSGKGQATITGNAAWGQQPYLRLKMKGDNLLVRQAPQIMAAVNTDMNLEILPLKQRINVNGKVHIPRALINMPESSATAVPVSSDVRVVRSDQVQKTLAKAKAWDINANIGLTLGEQIIFQSFDARIPLAGKLDLTQRGTQIAMRATGAIGSTRQVQISAYGQTLNLSRAIARFNGALINPSLDINASKNIQGDTVGVRVLGTALSPNIQIYSDTGLSEQQALNALLTGSISDTASTSTTTEGFKSDVNNAIAAAGISMGLGGTRALTNQIGRAFGLSGLALDAQGSGDDTQVSLTGYITPDLYIRYGVGVFSPVNKLSVRYQINRRLYLEASQDTKRAIDLFYNWRF; encoded by the coding sequence ATGACAGCACAAACCAAGAATAAAAGTTTTCTGAAAAAAATCGTCATATTCACAGTTAGTATGTTGATATTATTAGTTTTATCGGTGCTGATTTTACTATCAACTGAAAGCGGAAACCGTTTTATTTTTAATCATTTGTTAAGCTCACAACAAATGATGACTTATCAATATAAAGGCGGTAATATCTGGACAGGCGTACAATTAGATGATTTTAGTTTAAAAGTTGATGAAACCGAAGTTCAAGTTGATACGGCAAAATTACGCTTAGGTTGGCGTTCTTTATTATTTACTCAGCAAGCTCATTTCTTAACTGCTGATTTAAATACTTTACGCATTATTAATATGTCTCCATCAGACGATACGCCATTTAGTTATGATGATATTCGTATGCCAATGACTTTACGTTTTGATCAAATAAATGCGAAAAACTTAGAAATCAAAACGCAAGGTGCAACGACTTATTTACATGATATTCAACTAAATCGAGCAATATGGCAAGATACACATTTAAGTTTTAAAAACAGTAAAGTAAATTTATATGGTGTATATGTTGAAGATGCAACAGGCTTTATTGATTTTACACAACAGGGGCAATATCCATTACAGCTTGATGCTGTCGTAGAATTGCCAAGTTTACATAGTATTAATATCAAAAAAATTAATGCTCATGTTACAGGTAGTCTAAAGGAAATGTATGGCGGTGTGGCGACTAAAACACCTGATTTATTAACAGGTTGGATTGTAGCTAATGTGATGGACGACCAAGTACCAATGCGTGGTGAGTTGCAATTTAAAAATTATCATCTACCATTTTTACAAGACGAAAAGTTATATGCTAAACAAGGTATAGCACGCTTTTATGGTAATGCTAATGGTTTCGATATAGAATTAGACACCGATTTAAAAGGTAAAAATGTTCCACAAGGACAATATAATGCACAAATGCATACTGATTTTATCAATCAGTTAGAAATTAAACATTTAACCAGTGATGTGATGGACGGACAAATTCAGCTTGCAGGTGTGCTTGATTGGCGTAATACAGATGATGTAATTTGGACAGCTCAAGGTTCATTTGACCATTTAAAAGTGCCAGAGGCTTTATTATCAAGTGATGTACAAGGTTTTTTACCACCATCATTGACAGGACAATTACAATCGCAAGGTTCATTAAAAGATGGTGTATCGACTAAAAATCATATCCAATTTGCTAATCAAGAGCAATGGACGGTCGATTTTCAGCAAAAAGATAACCCACGTCCAAAACAGATGATTCCACCTGTGTTAGCGGTATCATGGCAAAATGTCAATCGTGAAATGCCTTATATTACAGGTTTAAATAGTCCACAAGGTTTGGCAAATATTGTATTGGATAAGAAAACTAAGGTTGATGTTGATACACAATTAAAACCATTTAAAGATAGCTTTTTACCTGAAGGACATTATCAAGCACAATTAGTGATTGATGAACAGCAATTGAATGTGCCTAAATTGAACTATCAATTAGGCGATGCTCGTTTACAGGCAACGGCAAAAGTACAATTACCAAATCAAAAACAAGCGTTGAATTGGTCGGCACAAGTGCAAACTCACAAATTTAATCCGCAATTGGTGAATGAAAACATTTCTATTCAGCAATTAACAGGAACATTTGATGTGAGTGGTTATGCTAAAGATAATCATACACAAATTATTCAAACTAAAAATATGAATTTAACAGGGGTATTGGCACAAAGTTTACAGTCAGATATTGCGGAAGGTGTACAATTAACAGGCAATTCTACAACGGCTATTTTATTTTATGATGAAAAACAAGGCGGTGGTTTTAAAAGTTATGGCGTGCAATATGATGGTCATATGACGGCGATAAATACTAATCAACGTTATGTGAATGATGGTGTGATACAGTTAAAATTATCAGGAACACCTGAATATTTAGACATTGAAAACTTTTATCATCATGGAGCAGGTGGACGTATTCATACCACAGGTAAGATTAATTTTGCACAAGGTATTCGTTGGGATTTAAAATCAGCCTTGGTGCATTTTAAACCACATTATTTTTATGCAGGTGCAACAGGCGATATTTCTGGTCTGATTCAAACTCAAGGAGAATGGACAGATAAAGCTAAAAAAGTTGATATACATCAATTAGATATTGCTGGTATATTAAATGAACAGCCATTGCGTGGCGTGGGGCAATTATCAGTCGATTTATCACAATTAGATAAAGGCTTGAAACAGCAACAATTTAATGCTAATCAGTTAAGCATGAGTTATGCTAATAATCATTTACAAGTGTCGGGTAATCAAAATCATTTAGTTTTACGTGTGAAAGCACCTGCTTTAAATGCCTTACATTCTCAATTAAAAGGGACAATTTATGGCGATGTAATTTTACGCCGTGAACAACGTTTGCAATTAGAAAGTAAGTTAAATATTGATAATTTAGCATTTTCTGACATCTTTGCTGTGAAAAAGATGAAATTACAAGGTGAATTACCGATTTCTGAACAAACACCAAGTCAGTTGATACTTGATGTACAACAATTATCTGCCTTAGGTCGAAAGATTGACCAAGCTCAAGTGGATTTGACAGGAACATATTTAAGCCATGTACTCAAAATTAACAGTCAGCAGCCACGCTCTAAATTTTATATCCAGTTAGCAGGTGGTATTAACCAACAACGTCAATGGATTGGGCAAATTCAACAAGGTTCATTTAAATCGCCACGTATGCAATTGGTACAAAATCGTGCGGCAGACTTGGTGTATCATTTAGATAAAAAGAATTTAAAAATTGCCAAACATTGTTGGAATAATGTCAATAATCAGTTATGTTTTGATGAAGATATTACTGCAAGTCCAGAATCTGCAAATGTTTCATTAATGACTAAAAATATCTATATTCAAGATTTAGAAGCCTTTATTCCTGATGGCATGGAAATTACAGGACAATTGAATGGTTATGCCAAAGCGAGTTGGAAAAAAGGGCAAACACCAGAGTTAGATGCGCAATTATTTACCAAAAAAGGTGTGATTGGCTTGATGGGTGAACAGCCAAATGAACAAGGTACGGTATTGGCTTATGATGATTTAAGTTTGATTGCCAAAACCACACCACAAGGTTTGATGTTGCGTAGTAATATGAAAACGCCAAGCATTGGTAGTGGTTATGCTAATGTCTTAATTAAGCCTGATGTCAAAGGTATGCCAATGACAGGCGAAATTGCATTTGAACAAGTCAATGTACAATTATTGCGTCCGTTTATTGATGATGTACGTCAAATGGCAGGTAGTTTATCGATTGCAGGAAAAATTGATGGTACGATTACTGATCCACTATTTTATGGCGATATTCAGCTAAAAGATGGAGTATTTAGTCTTAATACTTTACCTGTTGATTTAAATAATATCGAGCTGTATATGGCGATTCGTCAAAATATTGCTACAATTAATGGGTTATTTAATAGTGGTAAAGGTCAAGCAACCATTACAGGCAATGCCGCATGGGGACAACAGCCATATTTACGCTTAAAAATGAAAGGCGATAATTTATTGGTTCGTCAAGCACCACAAATTATGGCGGCAGTAAATACGGATATGAATTTGGAAATTTTACCATTAAAACAACGTATTAATGTGAATGGTAAAGTACATATTCCACGTGCATTAATTAATATGCCAGAAAGTTCGGCAACAGCTGTGCCTGTGTCATCTGATGTGCGTGTTGTGCGTAGCGACCAAGTGCAGAAAACATTAGCAAAAGCCAAAGCATGGGATATTAATGCTAATATTGGTTTAACTTTAGGTGAACAAATTATTTTCCAAAGTTTTGATGCACGTATTCCATTGGCTGGAAAATTAGATTTAACTCAACGTGGTACACAAATTGCTATGCGTGCTACAGGTGCGATTGGTAGTACACGTCAAGTCCAAATTAGTGCTTATGGACAAACTTTAAACTTAAGTCGAGCGATTGCACGTTTTAATGGAGCATTAATTAATCCAAGTTTAGACATTAATGCGAGTAAAAATATTCAAGGCGATACGGTTGGCGTGCGTGTGTTAGGTACAGCATTATCACCAAATATTCAAATTTATAGTGATACGGGTCTGTCGGAACAACAAGCGTTAAATGCATTATTGACAGGGAGTATTAGTGATACTGCAAGTACGAGTACCACAACAGAAGGTTTTAAATCTGATGTCAATAATGCTATTGCAGCAGCAGGGATTAGCATGGGCTTAGGTGGTACACGTGCTTTAACCAATCAGATTGGACGAGCATTTGGTTTGAGCGGTTTAGCTTTAGATGCACAAGGTTCTGGTGATGATACGCAAGTAAGTTTAACAGGTTATATTACCCCTGATTTATATATCCGTTACGGTGTAGGGGTATTTAGTCCTGTAAATAAGTTATCCGTACGTTATCAAATTAATCGACGTCTCTATTTAGAAGCAAGTCAAGATACTAAACGTGCGATTGATTTGTTCTATAATTGGCGTTTTTAG
- a CDS encoding autotransporter assembly complex family protein: MLMGKIAKQQKISYLAYSIFAVMFCLPTSVLAQEVIENTSIVSPKAQSMVENKLSSQSVVQEAQAILKQQPKIEPLTFDDLEHYQTQADVAMMNEIYQVAEQAKKDATTWQATGQTTTQPLQKSMLETLQEAPLTKIDVEQFASSVNVTELMQNIQQDSQNIVEQVATTNQILEQDDIFKDKTDLVLDDVNQGSWFQRWKRQRNMPELKKEQYIKVEVENADTLELGENIIATLETLTVDSVKDFNVMLPQMRKLANEAAQAMGYYDVDFIFTPSDDYKRVSVRLKNQENVVRVKSQNIDFIGAGESVPQFQVIKVIPDLEEGDILHHGKYEETKTRINDAASNNGFFDASWLLHDVKVALPENTADINLKYDTGERYQLGDVQFRMSDPNKPLPIDERILREMMTWQIGDNYAQWRINLFSNYLINSRFFNSVTVNAVTPDPIQKELDLPPDILLAIEKQKANLSTTTPVSHVANVDESQFAGVNEESKTDDTQTSNDEISPQILQSETSAQTIQQEQEEDRLKQQARETKQIPVIVTLNADKPNNMEVGFGYGTDTEFRTRMQYRRAFLNRYGHSLQGNIELSKIRQAGELRYNIPYHHPINRYFALVGGYERESDQSLGKGLELITETAIGGGDFMLKSQRYDAWQHSFGLRYRLDRLTVNGNVHIFDIPQRFLIVRTPNQQSLLASYSVSKLTANSPTNITQGLRQSYKVQLGSKHALSDANIAILSAGLGFIYSFGTNNNHQFVGRADASYMFTDDFISVPYNLRFFTGGDQSIRGFDYKSLSPMEDGFRVGGQALAVGSMEYNYQVADGWRVGVFSDFGNSFDANFKNPMAYSVGLGVRWQSPVGLIRVDLASGISDDNHPIRLHFFIGSPLQ, from the coding sequence ATGTTGATGGGTAAAATAGCAAAACAACAAAAAATATCCTATTTAGCATACAGTATTTTTGCTGTGATGTTTTGTTTGCCTACATCTGTTTTGGCACAAGAAGTAATTGAAAACACATCAATTGTATCACCTAAAGCTCAATCTATGGTGGAAAATAAGTTATCGAGTCAATCTGTGGTGCAAGAAGCACAAGCCATTTTAAAGCAACAACCTAAAATTGAGCCACTCACCTTTGATGATTTGGAGCATTACCAAACACAGGCTGATGTGGCGATGATGAATGAAATTTATCAAGTAGCAGAGCAAGCCAAAAAAGATGCGACAACGTGGCAAGCAACAGGGCAAACTACAACACAGCCATTACAAAAAAGTATGTTGGAGACTTTGCAGGAAGCACCATTAACTAAAATTGATGTGGAGCAATTCGCATCATCAGTCAATGTAACTGAATTAATGCAAAATATTCAACAAGATAGTCAGAATATTGTAGAACAAGTGGCAACAACCAATCAAATACTTGAGCAAGATGATATTTTTAAAGATAAAACGGATTTAGTGCTTGATGATGTGAATCAAGGTTCATGGTTTCAACGTTGGAAACGTCAGCGTAATATGCCTGAATTGAAAAAAGAGCAATACATTAAAGTTGAGGTTGAGAATGCAGATACATTGGAGTTAGGCGAAAATATTATTGCTACACTGGAAACTTTAACTGTAGATAGTGTTAAAGATTTTAATGTTATGCTACCACAAATGCGTAAACTTGCTAATGAAGCAGCACAAGCGATGGGGTATTATGACGTTGATTTTATTTTTACCCCAAGTGATGATTATAAACGTGTTAGCGTTAGATTAAAAAATCAAGAAAATGTTGTGCGTGTAAAAAGTCAAAATATTGACTTTATTGGTGCAGGCGAATCAGTTCCACAATTCCAAGTGATTAAAGTTATTCCTGATTTGGAAGAAGGTGATATTTTACATCATGGTAAATATGAAGAAACTAAAACACGTATTAACGATGCGGCAAGTAATAACGGTTTTTTTGATGCTTCTTGGTTATTGCATGATGTTAAAGTTGCTTTGCCTGAAAATACGGCAGATATTAATTTAAAATATGATACAGGCGAGCGTTATCAATTAGGAGATGTGCAATTTCGTATGAGTGATCCGAATAAGCCATTACCCATTGATGAGCGTATTTTACGGGAAATGATGACATGGCAGATTGGCGATAACTATGCACAATGGCGTATAAATTTATTTTCTAATTATTTGATTAACTCACGATTTTTTAATTCAGTTACAGTGAATGCTGTTACACCAGACCCTATTCAAAAAGAATTAGATTTACCTCCTGATATTTTGCTAGCCATTGAAAAACAAAAAGCAAATTTAAGTACGACTACACCTGTGAGTCATGTTGCAAATGTTGATGAAAGTCAATTTGCAGGGGTTAATGAAGAAAGTAAGACTGATGATACACAAACATCAAATGATGAAATATCACCACAGATTTTGCAAAGTGAAACATCAGCACAAACAATACAACAGGAACAAGAAGAAGACCGCTTAAAACAACAAGCACGAGAAACGAAGCAAATTCCTGTAATTGTTACTTTAAATGCTGATAAACCTAATAATATGGAAGTTGGTTTTGGTTATGGTACAGATACAGAATTTCGTACACGTATGCAATATCGCCGTGCATTTTTAAATCGCTATGGACATAGCTTACAGGGTAATATTGAATTGTCTAAAATTCGTCAAGCGGGCGAGTTGCGTTATAATATTCCTTATCATCATCCGATTAATCGTTATTTTGCTTTGGTTGGGGGATATGAGAGAGAAAGCGACCAAAGTTTAGGTAAAGGTTTAGAATTAATTACGGAAACAGCGATTGGTGGTGGAGATTTTATGCTCAAAAGCCAACGTTATGATGCATGGCAACATAGTTTTGGTTTACGTTATCGTTTAGACCGTTTGACTGTCAATGGTAATGTACATATTTTTGATATTCCACAGCGTTTTTTAATTGTGCGTACACCAAATCAGCAATCTTTATTGGCAAGTTATTCTGTATCGAAATTGACAGCCAACTCTCCGACTAATATTACACAAGGTTTGCGTCAGAGTTATAAAGTTCAATTAGGTAGTAAACATGCATTGAGTGATGCGAATATTGCTATTTTATCGGCAGGTTTAGGTTTTATTTATTCTTTTGGAACAAATAATAATCATCAGTTTGTAGGACGTGCCGATGCAAGTTATATGTTTACGGATGATTTTATTAGTGTGCCATATAATTTACGTTTCTTTACAGGTGGTGATCAAAGTATTCGTGGCTTTGACTATAAGAGTTTATCGCCGATGGAAGATGGTTTTAGAGTGGGTGGGCAGGCTTTAGCTGTTGGCTCAATGGAATATAATTATCAAGTTGCTGATGGTTGGCGTGTTGGTGTATTTTCTGATTTTGGTAATAGTTTTGATGCCAATTTTAAAAATCCAATGGCTTATAGTGTTGGCTTAGGAGTACGTTGGCAATCGCCTGTCGGTCTGATTCGTGTAGATTTGGCTTCTGGCATTTCTGATGATAATCACCCGATTCGTTTACATTTCTTTATTGGTTCGCCATTGCAATAA
- a CDS encoding MFS transporter gives MRNTSNKTTSFLMTRRFMPMFFTQFFGALNDNIFKQVLLLMISYGWLHNINNVSLMTNLASLLFILPYFIFSATAGQIADRYERSYLIRLLKFSEIIIMLIATVGLLLSNVWILLFALFLMGTQSTFFGPIKYAILPEILNEKELISGNAVFQAGTSLAILFGMLIGGMLISFAKGQVWMISTGVIIVAIAGYLSSRMILKQKIAAPDLIINWNFFQTSWQTIAYAKSLPIIFLILFGNSWYWFFGATYMTQISEMTKIYLHGNESVVSLLLTCFSVGVGIGSFICERLGKNKSPQHLIKLVACGAIGLSLLSFYLPLNLSWIHPTQGNLLTLNQVLSIPVYYHSFISISLLGIVGGFYIVPLYTMMQHFSPSSHRARIVAANNILNAIFMVSSAIIAIIILTILKLSIATLFIIVGVINAIFTFILLTKLIKKLKAT, from the coding sequence ATGCGTAACACAAGCAATAAAACCACTTCATTTTTAATGACACGCCGTTTTATGCCCATGTTTTTTACCCAATTTTTTGGTGCACTGAATGATAATATTTTTAAACAAGTGCTATTATTAATGATTAGCTACGGCTGGTTACACAATATTAACAATGTTAGTTTAATGACTAATTTAGCTTCATTATTATTTATTTTACCTTATTTTATTTTTTCTGCAACGGCTGGGCAAATTGCTGACCGCTATGAACGTTCATATCTCATTCGTTTATTAAAATTCTCCGAAATCATCATTATGCTAATTGCAACTGTAGGATTATTGTTATCAAATGTATGGATATTATTATTTGCACTCTTTTTGATGGGTACACAATCGACTTTCTTTGGACCCATTAAATATGCAATTTTACCTGAAATTTTAAATGAAAAAGAACTTATTTCAGGTAATGCGGTATTCCAAGCGGGTACATCTTTAGCCATTTTATTTGGTATGTTAATTGGTGGCATGCTGATTAGTTTTGCCAAAGGACAAGTTTGGATGATTAGTACAGGAGTCATCATCGTGGCAATTGCAGGCTACCTATCTAGTCGTATGATTTTAAAACAAAAAATTGCAGCACCTGACTTAATCATTAATTGGAATTTCTTTCAAACTAGCTGGCAAACCATCGCCTATGCCAAAAGTTTACCAATTATCTTTTTGATTTTGTTTGGTAATTCTTGGTATTGGTTTTTTGGTGCAACTTATATGACGCAAATTTCTGAAATGACTAAAATCTATCTACATGGCAATGAAAGTGTCGTAAGTTTATTATTAACCTGTTTTTCGGTTGGCGTGGGTATTGGTTCATTTATTTGCGAACGCTTAGGTAAAAATAAAAGTCCACAGCATTTAATCAAATTAGTCGCCTGCGGTGCAATTGGATTATCATTATTATCATTTTATTTACCACTAAATTTATCATGGATTCACCCTACACAAGGCAACTTACTCACTTTAAATCAAGTACTATCAATTCCTGTATATTATCATAGTTTCATCAGTATTAGCTTATTGGGCATCGTAGGTGGTTTTTATATCGTACCACTTTATACCATGATGCAACATTTTTCACCAAGTAGTCATCGTGCCAGAATTGTTGCTGCTAATAACATTCTCAATGCAATTTTTATGGTCAGCTCTGCTATAATAGCAATTATTATTTTAACCATTTTAAAATTATCAATTGCAACTTTATTTATTATTGTTGGAGTCATTAATGCAATTTTTACCTTTATTTTATTGACAAAACTGATAAAAAAGTTAAAAGCAACTTAA
- the ispF gene encoding 2-C-methyl-D-erythritol 2,4-cyclodiphosphate synthase — protein sequence MTFPILRIGQGLDVHAFEQGDFVTLAGVQIPHTHGLKAHSDGDVVLHALSDALLGALSLGDIGQHFPDTDPQYKGADSRVLLKHVYQLIQQHGYQLNNADITVACERPKLAPHNVAMRQSIADVLGIDIEQISLKATTTEKLGFTGRQEGVFASAVVLLIKTN from the coding sequence ATGACTTTCCCTATTTTACGTATCGGTCAAGGCTTAGATGTACACGCCTTTGAACAAGGCGATTTTGTAACATTAGCAGGTGTTCAAATCCCACATACACACGGCTTAAAAGCTCATTCAGATGGTGATGTTGTATTGCACGCACTAAGTGATGCTTTATTAGGTGCTTTATCTTTAGGCGATATCGGACAACATTTTCCTGATACTGACCCACAATATAAAGGAGCAGATAGCCGAGTATTATTAAAACATGTTTATCAACTTATACAACAACATGGCTACCAACTCAATAATGCAGATATTACGGTAGCCTGTGAACGCCCTAAATTAGCTCCGCATAATGTTGCAATGCGTCAAAGTATTGCTGATGTATTAGGCATTGATATTGAACAAATTAGTTTAAAAGCTACTACGACAGAAAAGCTCGGCTTTACAGGACGACAAGAAGGTGTCTTTGCGTCAGCAGTCGTATTATTGATAAAAACAAACTAA
- a CDS encoding DUF1287 domain-containing protein, with amino-acid sequence MLAMPSFSAWAISATQLVKDARSQIGQTLMYDPAYSQLSYPMGDVPIVKGVCTDVVIRALRKQQIDLQQLVHEDMKKNFSAYPKKWGLKSTDKNIDHRRVPNLRTYFQRKGYEVKDGRYLAGDIVTWDLGKGLVHIGIVSDKKTWHGTPLIIHNIGRGTQEEDILYRFKITGHYRVP; translated from the coding sequence ATGTTAGCTATGCCTAGCTTTTCAGCATGGGCTATTTCAGCTACACAATTAGTAAAAGATGCTCGCTCACAAATTGGACAAACATTAATGTATGACCCTGCCTATAGCCAATTAAGCTATCCAATGGGTGATGTGCCAATTGTTAAAGGTGTGTGTACTGATGTTGTGATTCGTGCTTTACGCAAGCAACAGATTGATTTACAACAATTAGTTCATGAAGATATGAAGAAAAATTTTAGTGCCTATCCTAAAAAATGGGGACTAAAATCGACTGATAAAAATATTGACCATCGCCGTGTACCCAATCTACGTACTTATTTCCAGCGTAAAGGTTATGAAGTTAAAGATGGACGTTATCTAGCTGGCGATATTGTTACTTGGGATTTAGGTAAAGGTTTAGTGCATATCGGTATAGTTTCGGATAAAAAAACATGGCATGGCACACCTTTAATTATCCACAATATTGGACGTGGCACTCAAGAAGAAGATATTTTATATCGTTTTAAAATTACAGGGCATTACCGAGTGCCATAA
- a CDS encoding carbonic anhydrase, whose amino-acid sequence MFTSEQALQRLKEGNQRFVDGEMTASKTLSHAQRAEIAQGQNPFAIILGCSDSRVPAEMVFDQGLGDLFVIRVAGNIVAPSQVGSVEFAAQQYDCSVVVVLGHTHCGAIQATIDVLTNPEKRSSGNLLSIVNRVRPSVEILMQTELKDDLEKLSKHAVRSNVFASVNQLRHGSAVLENLIAQGKLKIVGAEYSLETGKVEFFDF is encoded by the coding sequence ATGTTTACATCTGAACAAGCCTTACAGCGTTTAAAAGAGGGTAATCAACGTTTTGTTGATGGGGAAATGACCGCATCTAAAACTTTATCACATGCTCAACGTGCTGAAATTGCACAAGGACAAAACCCCTTTGCGATTATTTTAGGGTGTTCAGATTCTCGTGTACCAGCAGAAATGGTATTTGATCAAGGTTTAGGCGATTTATTTGTTATTCGTGTAGCTGGAAATATTGTTGCACCCTCACAAGTAGGGAGTGTTGAGTTTGCGGCACAACAATATGATTGTTCAGTCGTTGTTGTATTAGGGCATACACATTGTGGTGCGATTCAAGCTACTATAGATGTTTTAACTAATCCTGAGAAACGTTCATCTGGTAATTTATTATCGATTGTAAATCGTGTACGCCCATCAGTAGAAATTTTAATGCAAACTGAATTAAAAGATGATTTGGAAAAACTATCTAAACATGCGGTGCGTTCTAATGTATTTGCTTCAGTTAATCAATTACGTCATGGTTCTGCAGTACTAGAAAATTTGATTGCACAAGGTAAACTTAAAATTGTTGGGGCGGAATATTCCTTAGAAACAGGGAAAGTAGAGTTTTTTGATTTTTAA
- a CDS encoding PA4642 family protein, which yields MAVSQPATFNEAWSDERVFAYLNQLPPNGVDADFHVLYHAFKHMRSTDYERLLKKFIADGRDVNATNAQGQRIHDVIAQHSRQKDDFLAVLAQFSA from the coding sequence ATGGCTGTTTCGCAACCTGCAACGTTTAATGAAGCATGGTCTGATGAGCGTGTATTTGCATATCTTAATCAATTACCACCAAATGGTGTAGATGCTGATTTTCATGTGTTATATCATGCGTTTAAACACATGCGTTCAACAGATTATGAACGTTTGCTCAAGAAATTTATTGCTGATGGTCGTGATGTTAATGCAACCAATGCACAGGGGCAACGTATTCATGATGTTATTGCACAGCATTCACGTCAAAAAGATGATTTTTTAGCAGTATTAGCACAATTTTCTGCTTAA
- the minE gene encoding cell division topological specificity factor MinE, producing MGFWDNLFNSKSKNSSAQTAKDRLKVIVASEHSLSRRLSQDKIEQMKREIMQVVNRYMRGVDEEHIQMKMHSDSNTEMLEMTINFPDER from the coding sequence ATGGGTTTTTGGGATAATCTTTTTAATTCAAAAAGTAAAAATAGTAGTGCTCAAACCGCAAAAGATCGCTTAAAAGTGATTGTAGCAAGTGAACATAGTCTAAGTCGCCGTTTAAGTCAAGATAAGATTGAACAAATGAAACGTGAGATTATGCAAGTGGTTAATCGTTATATGCGTGGTGTTGATGAAGAGCATATTCAAATGAAAATGCATAGTGATTCTAATACTGAAATGCTAGAAATGACGATTAATTTTCCTGATGAGCGTTAA